One Streptomyces sp. NBC_01217 genomic region harbors:
- a CDS encoding cell division protein FtsQ/DivIB, with product MAGPTTAQRGAAQQEDSPAHPPSPRPEGRRRPSRRQLIVTGVLVLLLGSGAVWALYGSSWLRAEHVRTTGVDVLTPAEVEAAAAVPIGAPLISVDTDAIADRLRQKLPRIDSVDVVRSWPHGIGLKVTERQPVLLVKKGAKFIEVDAKGVRFAAVDKAPGRVPLLELTPGRSASLRRFGSARLVQEAVRVAGELPGAVAKDTKVVRVTSYDSISLELTRGRTVVWGSGEEGPVKARVLTALMKASPKAGHFDVSAPTAPAVSGS from the coding sequence GTGGCCGGACCGACGACCGCCCAGCGCGGTGCAGCACAGCAGGAGGACTCCCCGGCCCACCCGCCGAGCCCACGCCCCGAAGGGCGCCGACGGCCCAGCCGCAGACAGCTGATCGTGACCGGCGTGCTCGTGCTGCTGCTCGGCTCAGGCGCCGTCTGGGCGCTCTACGGCTCCTCCTGGCTCCGGGCCGAACACGTCAGGACCACCGGTGTCGACGTACTGACACCGGCCGAGGTCGAGGCCGCCGCGGCGGTGCCGATCGGGGCCCCGCTGATCTCCGTGGACACCGACGCCATCGCCGACCGGTTGCGCCAGAAGTTGCCTCGTATCGACTCGGTGGATGTCGTACGGTCATGGCCGCACGGAATCGGACTTAAAGTGACCGAACGACAGCCGGTCCTGTTGGTGAAAAAGGGCGCAAAGTTCATCGAAGTGGACGCGAAAGGCGTGCGCTTTGCAGCGGTGGACAAAGCGCCCGGGCGCGTACCTCTGCTGGAACTGACACCTGGTCGGTCCGCGAGCCTGCGCCGCTTCGGCAGTGCCCGGCTGGTGCAGGAAGCGGTCCGGGTCGCGGGCGAACTTCCGGGTGCGGTCGCCAAGGACACCAAGGTCGTACGGGTCACCTCGTACGACTCGATCTCCCTGGAACTCACCCGGGGCCGCACGGTGGTCTGGGGCAGCGGCGAAGAAGGTCCGGTGAAGGCAAGAGTCCTCACCGCTCTCATGAAAGCCTCTCCCAAAGCGGGACACTTCGACGTGAGTGCACCCACCGCACCTGCGGTGTCCGGCAGTTGA
- the murG gene encoding undecaprenyldiphospho-muramoylpentapeptide beta-N-acetylglucosaminyltransferase, whose product MHVVLAGGGTAGHIEPALALADALRRQDPTVGITALGTERGLETRLVPERGYDLALIPAVPLPRKPTPELITVPGRLRGTIKAAEQILERTKADCVVGFGGYVALPGYLAAKRVGVPIVVHEANARPGLANKIGSRYAHGVAVSTPDSKLRGARYIGIPLRRTIATLDRARVRPEARAAFGLDPNLPTLLVSGGSQGARHLNEVVQRVAPLLQRSGIQILHVVGPKNELPRVDNMPGMPPYIPVPYVDRMDLAYAAADMMLCRAGAMTVAELSAVGLPAAYVPLPIGNGEQRLNAQPVVNAGGGLLVDDAALTPEWVHGNVLPVLADPHRLYEMSRAAAEFGRRDADDLLVGMVYEAIAARRGA is encoded by the coding sequence GTGCATGTCGTACTCGCCGGTGGGGGGACCGCCGGCCACATCGAGCCCGCGCTTGCCCTCGCGGACGCCCTGCGCAGGCAGGACCCGACCGTGGGAATCACTGCCCTCGGCACGGAGCGCGGACTCGAGACCAGGCTCGTACCCGAGCGGGGGTACGATCTCGCGCTGATCCCGGCCGTGCCGCTGCCGCGCAAGCCCACCCCGGAACTGATCACCGTCCCGGGACGGCTGCGCGGCACCATCAAGGCCGCCGAGCAGATCCTGGAGCGCACCAAGGCGGACTGCGTCGTCGGCTTCGGCGGCTATGTCGCCCTGCCCGGCTACCTGGCGGCCAAGCGGGTCGGAGTGCCGATCGTCGTCCATGAGGCCAACGCCCGGCCGGGCCTGGCCAACAAGATCGGCTCCCGGTACGCCCACGGCGTCGCCGTCTCCACCCCCGACAGCAAGCTGCGCGGCGCCCGCTACATCGGCATCCCGCTGCGCCGCACCATCGCCACCCTGGACCGGGCCCGGGTCCGCCCCGAGGCGCGTGCCGCCTTCGGCCTCGACCCCAACCTGCCGACGCTGCTCGTCTCCGGCGGCTCGCAGGGCGCCCGGCACCTCAACGAGGTGGTCCAGCGGGTCGCCCCGCTGCTGCAGCGCTCCGGGATCCAGATCCTCCACGTGGTCGGCCCGAAGAACGAATTGCCGCGCGTCGACAACATGCCCGGGATGCCGCCCTACATCCCGGTACCGTACGTGGACCGGATGGATCTCGCGTACGCGGCGGCCGACATGATGCTCTGCCGTGCGGGCGCGATGACCGTCGCCGAACTCTCCGCCGTCGGGCTCCCCGCCGCCTACGTACCGCTGCCCATCGGCAACGGCGAACAGCGGCTCAACGCCCAGCCGGTGGTCAACGCCGGCGGCGGTCTGCTGGTGGACGACGCGGCGCTCACCCCCGAGTGGGTGCATGGCAACGTCCTTCCGGTGCTGGCGGATCCGCACCGGCTGTACGAGATGTCCCGCGCCGCCGCCGAGTTCGGCCGCCGGGACGCCGACGACCTGCTCGTCGGCATGGTGTACGAGGCGATTGCCGCACGCCGAGGGGCGTGA
- a CDS encoding YggS family pyridoxal phosphate-dependent enzyme — MTDRRTQLAENLAQVEERIASACTAAGRKREEVTLIVVSKTYPASDVRILHELGVRHVAENRDQDAAPKAAECADLSLTWHFVGQLQTNKVRSVASYADVVQSVDRTRLVTALSAAAVREGRELGCLIQVALDAESGERGDRGGVAPDGIEELAAAVESAPGLRLGGLMTVAPLAGPYAGRQRAAFDRLMEFSSRLRGNHPAANMVSAGMSADLEDAVAAGATHVRVGTAVLGVRPRLG, encoded by the coding sequence ATGACGGACCGTAGGACTCAACTCGCCGAAAATCTGGCACAGGTGGAGGAACGCATTGCTTCCGCCTGTACCGCCGCCGGTCGCAAGAGGGAAGAAGTGACCCTCATCGTGGTCAGCAAGACCTACCCCGCGAGCGATGTGCGGATCCTGCATGAACTCGGTGTGCGCCATGTCGCCGAGAATCGTGACCAGGACGCGGCGCCCAAGGCAGCCGAATGTGCGGATCTGTCGCTCACCTGGCACTTTGTCGGCCAGTTGCAGACGAATAAGGTTCGTTCTGTGGCGAGTTATGCCGATGTCGTGCAGTCGGTGGACCGGACCAGACTGGTCACGGCTCTCTCGGCGGCGGCCGTGCGTGAGGGGCGCGAACTCGGCTGTCTCATCCAGGTCGCACTCGACGCGGAGAGCGGCGAGCGCGGTGACCGGGGCGGCGTCGCTCCGGACGGGATCGAGGAGTTGGCCGCCGCGGTCGAATCCGCGCCCGGGCTGCGGCTCGGCGGTCTGATGACCGTCGCACCACTCGCCGGGCCGTACGCGGGGCGGCAACGCGCCGCCTTCGACCGACTGATGGAATTCTCATCCCGCCTGCGCGGGAACCATCCGGCTGCGAACATGGTCTCTGCAGGGATGAGTGCGGACCTCGAGGACGCGGTTGCAGCCGGAGCGACACATGTGCGCGTCGGTACGGCGGTACTCGGAGTCCGACCGAGGCTCGGGTAA
- a CDS encoding cell division protein SepF, whose amino-acid sequence MAGAMRKMAVYLGLVEDDGYDGPGFDPDDEFEPEPEPERDRRRHQPVHQVDRDRDRDEPVRVVQPPAQREPVQIPAERERPARIAPVASITPERPSMEKNAPVIMPKVVSEREPYRITTLHPRTYNEARTIGEHFREGTPVIMNLTEMDDTDAKRLVDFAAGLVFGLHGSIERVTQKVFLLSPANVDVTAEDKARIAEGGFFNQS is encoded by the coding sequence ATGGCCGGCGCGATGCGCAAGATGGCGGTCTACCTCGGCCTCGTGGAGGACGATGGGTACGACGGTCCGGGGTTCGACCCCGACGACGAATTCGAACCCGAGCCGGAGCCCGAGCGCGACCGGCGGCGGCACCAGCCCGTGCATCAGGTGGACCGGGACCGGGATCGGGACGAACCGGTGCGAGTGGTGCAGCCCCCCGCGCAGCGGGAACCGGTTCAGATCCCGGCGGAAAGGGAGCGACCCGCCCGAATCGCACCCGTGGCATCCATCACACCTGAACGTCCGAGCATGGAGAAGAACGCACCGGTGATCATGCCCAAGGTTGTGTCCGAGCGGGAGCCCTACCGCATCACCACGCTGCACCCCAGGACCTACAACGAGGCCCGTACCATCGGGGAACACTTCCGTGAGGGCACTCCGGTGATCATGAATCTCACGGAGATGGACGATACCGACGCGAAGCGACTTGTCGACTTTGCCGCAGGGCTCGTCTTCGGTCTCCATGGCAGCATTGAGCGCGTGACGCAGAAGGTGTTCCTGTTGTCGCCTGCTAACGTCGATGTCACGGCGGAGGACAAGGCCCGCATCGCTGAGGGCGGATTCTTCAACCAGAGCTGA
- the ftsZ gene encoding cell division protein FtsZ gives MAAPQNYLAVIKVIGVGGGGVNAINRMIEVGLKGVEFIAINTDAQALLMSDADVKLDVGRELTRGLGAGANPAVGRKAAEDHREEIEEVLKGADMVFVTAGEGGGTGTGGAPVVANIARSLGALTIGVVTRPFTFEGRRRANQAEDGIAELREEVDTLIVIPNDRLLSISDRQVSVLDAFKSADQVLLSGVQGITDLITTPGLINLDFADVKSVMSEAGSALMGIGSARGDDRAVAAAEMAISSPLLEASIDGARGVLLSISGGSDLGLFEINEAAQLVSEAAHPEANIIFGAVIDDALGDEVRVTVIAAGFDGGQPPTRRENVLGANSAKREEPVPPVRSAEPVRQSGGLGSLPPREEPPVQAEPVPAANESHLPPVAPPHIPPARPYQDSQAEELDVPDFLK, from the coding sequence GTGGCAGCACCGCAGAACTACCTCGCAGTCATCAAGGTCATCGGTGTCGGCGGCGGTGGTGTCAATGCCATCAACCGAATGATCGAGGTCGGTCTCAAGGGCGTCGAGTTCATCGCGATCAACACTGATGCGCAAGCCCTGTTGATGAGCGACGCCGACGTCAAGCTCGACGTCGGCCGCGAACTCACCCGCGGCCTCGGCGCCGGGGCGAACCCGGCCGTCGGTCGCAAGGCGGCAGAGGACCACCGTGAGGAGATCGAGGAGGTCCTCAAGGGGGCCGACATGGTCTTCGTCACCGCCGGAGAGGGCGGCGGCACCGGCACCGGCGGCGCACCCGTCGTCGCCAACATCGCGCGCTCGCTCGGCGCCCTGACGATCGGTGTGGTCACCCGCCCGTTCACCTTCGAGGGCCGGCGACGCGCGAACCAGGCGGAGGACGGCATCGCCGAGCTCCGCGAGGAGGTCGACACCCTCATCGTCATCCCCAACGACCGGCTGCTGTCCATCTCGGACCGCCAGGTCAGCGTGCTCGACGCCTTCAAGTCGGCCGACCAGGTGCTGCTCTCGGGCGTCCAGGGCATCACCGACCTCATCACGACCCCGGGTCTGATCAACCTCGACTTCGCCGACGTCAAGTCGGTCATGTCCGAGGCCGGATCGGCACTCATGGGGATCGGTTCCGCCCGTGGCGACGACCGCGCGGTGGCCGCCGCGGAGATGGCGATCTCCTCGCCGCTCCTGGAGGCGTCCATCGACGGCGCCCGCGGTGTACTGCTCTCCATCTCCGGCGGCAGCGACCTCGGTCTCTTCGAGATCAACGAGGCCGCCCAGCTGGTGAGCGAGGCGGCGCACCCCGAGGCGAACATCATCTTCGGTGCGGTCATCGACGACGCACTGGGCGACGAGGTACGCGTCACCGTGATCGCCGCGGGCTTCGACGGCGGACAGCCGCCCACCCGTCGCGAGAACGTCCTGGGCGCGAACTCCGCCAAGCGCGAGGAGCCGGTCCCGCCGGTCCGGTCCGCCGAGCCCGTGCGCCAGAGTGGCGGACTGGGCTCCCTGCCCCCGCGCGAGGAGCCCCCGGTCCAGGCCGAGCCCGTACCGGCGGCCAATGAGAGCCACCTGCCGCCGGTCGCTCCGCCGCACATCCCGCCGGCCCGTCCCTACCAGGACTCCCAGGCCGAAGAGCTGGATGTTCCGGACTTCTTGAAGTGA
- a CDS encoding UDP-N-acetylmuramoyl-tripeptide--D-alanyl-D-alanine ligase, giving the protein MIALSLAEIAEIVGGQSYDIPDPAATVSGPVVIDSREVEQGSLFVAFTGERVDGHDYAQRAVEAGAAAVLAARPVGVPAIVVDDVVAALGALARTVVGRLGTTVVALTGSAGKTSTKDLIAQLLERKGPTVYPAGNLNNEIGLPLTALRATEDTRHLVLEMGARYIGDIRYLTGLVPPRIGLVLNVGTAHIGEFGGREQIATAKGEMVEALPEDGLAVLNADDPLVRAMSSRTKARVLLFGEAAEADVRGENVRLTDDGRPAFKLHTPTGCSDVTMRLYGEHHVSNALAAAAVAHELGLSADEIAEGLSEAGTLSRWRMEVTERPDGVTFVNDAYNANPESMRAALRALVAMGKGRRTWAVLGPMAELGDASLAEHDAVGRLAVRLNVSKLVAVGGREASWLQLGAYNEGSWGEESVHVSDAQAAVDLLRSELRPGDVVLVKASRSVGLEQVAMALLENASEGEVAGR; this is encoded by the coding sequence GTGATCGCCCTTTCACTCGCCGAGATCGCCGAAATCGTCGGCGGGCAGTCGTACGACATACCCGATCCGGCAGCAACCGTCAGCGGGCCCGTCGTCATCGACTCCCGAGAGGTGGAGCAAGGCAGCCTGTTCGTCGCCTTCACCGGCGAGCGGGTCGACGGCCACGACTATGCGCAGCGCGCCGTCGAGGCGGGCGCGGCAGCCGTGCTGGCCGCCCGCCCCGTCGGTGTTCCGGCGATCGTCGTAGACGACGTCGTGGCCGCACTCGGCGCGCTCGCCCGCACCGTCGTCGGCCGCCTCGGCACCACCGTCGTCGCCCTCACCGGCTCCGCGGGCAAGACCTCCACCAAGGACCTCATCGCCCAGCTCCTCGAACGCAAGGGGCCCACCGTCTACCCGGCGGGCAACCTCAACAACGAGATCGGCCTGCCGCTCACGGCGCTGCGCGCCACCGAGGACACCCGGCACCTCGTCCTCGAAATGGGTGCACGCTACATCGGCGACATCCGTTACCTCACCGGCCTGGTCCCGCCCCGGATCGGCCTGGTACTCAACGTCGGCACCGCCCACATCGGCGAGTTCGGCGGCCGCGAGCAGATCGCCACGGCCAAGGGCGAGATGGTCGAGGCGCTGCCCGAGGACGGTCTCGCCGTGCTCAACGCCGACGATCCGCTCGTGCGCGCGATGTCCTCCCGTACGAAGGCCCGGGTGCTGCTCTTCGGCGAAGCCGCGGAAGCGGACGTACGGGGAGAGAACGTGCGTCTCACCGACGACGGACGCCCCGCTTTCAAGCTCCACACACCCACCGGGTGCAGCGACGTGACCATGCGCCTGTACGGTGAGCACCACGTGTCGAACGCGCTCGCCGCGGCCGCCGTCGCCCATGAGTTGGGCCTGTCCGCAGACGAGATCGCCGAAGGGCTCTCCGAGGCGGGCACCCTCTCCCGCTGGCGCATGGAGGTCACCGAGCGTCCGGACGGCGTGACGTTCGTCAATGACGCCTACAACGCGAACCCCGAATCCATGAGAGCAGCGCTGCGCGCGCTGGTCGCCATGGGGAAGGGCCGGCGTACGTGGGCGGTGCTCGGCCCCATGGCCGAGCTCGGCGACGCCTCGCTCGCCGAGCACGACGCGGTCGGGCGGCTCGCCGTCCGGCTCAACGTCAGCAAGCTCGTCGCAGTGGGGGGCAGAGAAGCCTCCTGGCTGCAACTGGGCGCATACAACGAGGGTTCGTGGGGTGAGGAGTCGGTGCACGTGTCCGACGCACAGGCTGCCGTCGACCTGTTGCGCAGTGAACTGCGCCCGGGAGACGTCGTGCTGGTGAAGGCGTCCCGGTCGGTCGGCCTGGAGCAGGTCGCCATGGCACTGCTGGAGAACGCGTCCGAGGGCGAGGTCGCCGGCCGATGA
- the pgeF gene encoding peptidoglycan editing factor PgeF, protein MSSVSAVSLEGRAHFAFTDRWGGVSAAPYEELNLGGAVGDDPAAVLANRGRAARALGLDPARVVWMNQVHGRDVAVVEGPWGDACEIPAVDAVVTARRGLPLAVLTADCTPVLLADPVAGIAAAAHAGRPGLVAGVVPAVIEAMTGLGAEPSRIIARTGPAVCGRCYEVPSRMRDEVAESVPASWSETSWGTPAVDVTAGVHAQLEALGVEDRRASSVCTLESGDHFSYRRDRTTGRLAGYVWLD, encoded by the coding sequence GTGTCCTCTGTGTCCGCAGTGTCCTTGGAGGGGCGCGCGCACTTCGCCTTCACCGACAGGTGGGGCGGGGTGAGCGCCGCTCCGTACGAGGAACTCAACCTCGGCGGCGCGGTCGGCGACGACCCCGCCGCCGTTCTGGCGAACCGGGGGCGCGCCGCGCGGGCCCTCGGACTGGACCCGGCGCGGGTCGTCTGGATGAACCAGGTGCACGGGCGGGACGTCGCGGTCGTCGAAGGGCCGTGGGGAGACGCTTGCGAGATCCCCGCGGTGGACGCGGTGGTGACCGCACGGCGCGGGCTCCCGCTGGCCGTGCTCACCGCCGACTGCACCCCCGTACTGCTCGCCGACCCGGTCGCCGGGATCGCGGCGGCCGCACACGCGGGCCGTCCCGGTCTGGTCGCCGGAGTGGTCCCCGCCGTGATCGAGGCCATGACCGGACTCGGCGCCGAGCCCTCCCGGATCATCGCCCGCACCGGACCGGCGGTCTGTGGACGGTGCTACGAAGTCCCGTCCCGGATGCGCGACGAGGTCGCCGAGAGCGTCCCGGCCTCATGGTCCGAGACCAGTTGGGGCACCCCGGCCGTGGATGTCACCGCCGGGGTCCACGCCCAGCTCGAAGCCCTCGGGGTCGAGGACCGGCGCGCGTCGTCGGTCTGCACCCTCGAATCCGGCGACCATTTCTCGTACCGCCGCGACCGCACGACCGGGCGGCTCGCCGGATATGTCTGGTTGGACTGA
- the mraY gene encoding phospho-N-acetylmuramoyl-pentapeptide-transferase gives MRQILFAGAIGLFLTLVGTPLLIKLLARKGYGQFIRDDGPRTHGSKKGTPTMGGIAFILATIIAYVLAKVITGEEMRFSGVLVLFLMTGMGLVGFLDDYIKIVKQRSLGLRAKAKMAGQLIVGIAFAVLSLQFADARGNTPASTKLSFVADFGWSIGPVLFVVWALFMILAMSNGVNLTDGLDGLATGASVMVFGAYTFIGLWQFQESCANATTLTNPNACFEVRDPLDLAVVASALMGACFGFLWWNTSPAKIFMGDTGSLALGGALAGLAICSRTEFLMAVLGGLFVMITMSVVIQVGSFKMTGKRVFRMAPLQHHFELKGWSEVLVVVRFWIIQGMCVIVGLGLFYAGWAAEK, from the coding sequence ATGAGGCAGATCCTCTTCGCGGGGGCCATCGGGCTCTTCCTGACCCTGGTCGGAACTCCGCTGCTGATCAAGCTCCTGGCCCGCAAGGGATACGGGCAGTTCATCCGGGACGACGGCCCACGCACCCACGGGTCCAAGAAGGGCACGCCCACCATGGGCGGTATTGCCTTCATCCTGGCGACGATCATCGCGTACGTCCTGGCGAAGGTGATCACCGGCGAGGAGATGCGCTTCTCCGGTGTGCTGGTGCTCTTCCTGATGACCGGCATGGGTCTGGTCGGCTTCCTCGACGACTACATCAAGATCGTCAAGCAGCGTTCGCTGGGTCTGCGGGCCAAGGCGAAGATGGCGGGCCAGCTGATCGTCGGTATCGCCTTCGCGGTGCTCTCGCTCCAGTTCGCCGACGCCCGCGGCAACACCCCGGCCTCCACGAAGCTTTCGTTCGTCGCCGACTTCGGCTGGTCGATCGGCCCCGTGCTGTTCGTGGTCTGGGCGCTGTTCATGATCCTGGCCATGTCCAACGGCGTGAACCTGACGGACGGTCTGGACGGCCTGGCGACCGGCGCGTCGGTGATGGTCTTCGGCGCGTACACCTTCATCGGGCTGTGGCAGTTCCAGGAGTCCTGCGCCAACGCGACGACCCTGACCAACCCCAACGCCTGTTTCGAGGTACGCGATCCACTCGATCTCGCGGTCGTCGCCTCCGCGCTGATGGGCGCCTGCTTCGGCTTCCTGTGGTGGAACACCTCACCCGCCAAGATCTTCATGGGTGACACCGGCTCGCTCGCCCTCGGCGGCGCCCTCGCCGGTCTCGCGATCTGCTCCCGCACCGAGTTCCTGATGGCGGTCCTCGGCGGCCTCTTCGTGATGATCACCATGTCCGTGGTCATCCAGGTCGGCTCCTTCAAGATGACCGGCAAGCGGGTCTTCCGGATGGCACCGCTCCAGCACCACTTCGAACTCAAGGGGTGGTCCGAAGTCCTTGTCGTGGTCCGCTTCTGGATCATCCAGGGCATGTGCGTGATCGTCGGACTCGGTCTCTTCTACGCAGGATGGGCAGCCGAGAAGTGA
- the ftsW gene encoding putative lipid II flippase FtsW — protein MPAEESSAAPRGDRSRATAAISRALPVPLLAGAGAGAWAPLGPALRVRSVSGSRRPPVPRSKGRSTGDPRSPRGGGVRRIYEQARRAWDRPLTAYYLILGAGLLITVLGLVMVYSASMIKALELDKPGTYFFRKQFLAAVIGAGLMALAARMPARLHRAFAYPLLMGTVFLMVLVQVPGIGMSVNGNQNWLYLGGPFQLQPSEFGKLALVLWGADLLARKQDKRLLTQWKHMLVPLVPVTFMLLGLIMLGGDMGTAIILTAILFGLLWLAGAPTRLFAGVLAFAGVIAFVLIKTSPNRMSRLACIGASEPGPGDSCWQAVHGIYALASGGLFGSGLGASVEKWGQLPEPHTDFIFAITGEELGLAGTLSVLALFAALGYAGIRVAGRTEDPFVRYAAGGVTTWITVQAVINIGAVLGLLPIAGVPLPLFSYGGSALLPTMFAVGLLIAFAREDPAAKAALAMRRPGVRWKTMRRRVKKRPSGER, from the coding sequence ATGCCGGCCGAAGAGAGCTCCGCCGCGCCCCGTGGGGACCGCTCACGGGCCACCGCGGCGATCAGCCGGGCGCTCCCGGTGCCCCTGCTCGCCGGTGCGGGCGCGGGAGCCTGGGCGCCCCTCGGCCCCGCCCTGCGGGTCCGGTCGGTCAGCGGCTCCCGGCGCCCCCCGGTGCCACGCTCCAAGGGGCGCTCCACCGGCGACCCCCGCTCTCCCCGCGGTGGCGGAGTGCGGCGGATCTACGAGCAGGCACGCCGGGCCTGGGACCGCCCCCTGACCGCGTACTACCTGATCCTGGGCGCCGGCCTGCTGATCACCGTGCTCGGCCTCGTGATGGTCTACTCCGCCTCGATGATCAAGGCCCTGGAGCTGGACAAACCCGGCACCTACTTCTTCCGCAAACAGTTCCTCGCCGCAGTGATCGGCGCCGGACTGATGGCGCTCGCGGCCCGGATGCCCGCCAGACTGCACCGGGCGTTCGCCTACCCGCTGCTCATGGGAACCGTCTTCCTGATGGTGCTGGTCCAGGTGCCGGGGATAGGGATGTCGGTCAACGGCAACCAGAACTGGCTCTATCTGGGCGGCCCCTTCCAGCTCCAGCCCAGCGAGTTCGGAAAGCTCGCCCTGGTCCTGTGGGGCGCGGACCTGCTCGCCCGTAAACAGGACAAACGGCTGCTGACGCAGTGGAAGCACATGCTCGTGCCGCTCGTCCCGGTCACCTTCATGCTCCTCGGGCTGATCATGCTCGGCGGTGACATGGGCACCGCGATCATTCTCACGGCGATCCTGTTCGGGCTGCTCTGGCTGGCCGGGGCACCCACCCGGCTCTTCGCCGGGGTGCTCGCCTTCGCCGGAGTGATCGCCTTCGTGCTGATCAAGACCAGTCCGAACCGGATGTCCAGGCTCGCCTGCATCGGCGCCAGCGAACCCGGTCCGGGGGACTCCTGCTGGCAGGCCGTGCACGGCATCTATGCTCTGGCGTCCGGCGGGCTGTTCGGTTCCGGGCTCGGTGCGAGTGTGGAAAAATGGGGTCAACTACCTGAACCGCACACCGACTTCATCTTCGCCATCACCGGGGAGGAACTGGGGTTGGCGGGGACGCTGTCGGTACTCGCCCTCTTCGCGGCTCTAGGCTATGCGGGTATCCGCGTGGCCGGACGCACGGAGGACCCCTTCGTGAGGTACGCCGCGGGAGGTGTGACCACCTGGATCACGGTGCAGGCCGTGATCAACATTGGTGCGGTGCTCGGCCTGCTGCCGATCGCCGGTGTCCCGCTCCCGCTGTTCTCCTACGGAGGGTCGGCCCTGCTGCCGACCATGTTCGCTGTCGGGCTGCTGATCGCGTTCGCGCGAGAGGATCCCGCCGCGAAGGCGGCCCTGGCCATGCGGAGGCCCGGGGTGAGATGGAAGACGATGAGACGGCGCGTCAAGAAGCGTCCGTCCGGAGAGCGGTGA
- the murD gene encoding UDP-N-acetylmuramoyl-L-alanine--D-glutamate ligase, translating into MGSREVSNQDWQGKRVTVAGLGVSGIPAAKVLHGLGAVVTVVNDGDDERSRTQAAELEAQGITVRLGDGATLPESTELIVTTPGWKPDKPLFTAAAEAGVPVWGDVELAWRLRGHDGREPAPWLAVTGTNGKTTTVRMLASILEASGLRTAAVGNIGVSLLDAVLGGEEYDVLAVELSSYQLHWAPSLRAHSAAVLNLAPDHLDWHGSMEAYVADKGRIYEGNRVACVYNVAEKATEDLVREADVEEGCRAIGFTLATPGPSQLGVVDGILVDRAFVTNRQKQAQELAEVGDIDPPAPHNIANALAAAALARAFGVEPAAVRDGLRAFRPDPHRIEHVADVAGVTYIDDSKATNTHAAEASLAAYDPIVWIAGGLAKGATFDELVTGAAGRLRGVVLIGRDRALIREALARHAPEVPVVDLDRTDTGAMSEAVREAARLARPGDTVLMAPACASMDMFVNYNKRGEAFADAVRALAAESA; encoded by the coding sequence ATGGGCAGCCGAGAAGTGAGCAACCAGGACTGGCAGGGCAAGCGCGTCACCGTCGCGGGACTCGGAGTCTCCGGCATTCCGGCGGCCAAGGTGCTGCACGGCCTCGGGGCCGTCGTCACGGTGGTCAACGACGGGGACGACGAGCGCTCCCGCACGCAGGCCGCGGAGCTGGAGGCGCAGGGCATCACCGTGCGCCTCGGCGACGGGGCGACCCTGCCCGAGTCCACCGAGCTCATCGTCACCACCCCGGGCTGGAAGCCCGACAAGCCGCTGTTCACCGCGGCCGCCGAGGCGGGCGTCCCGGTCTGGGGCGACGTCGAACTCGCCTGGCGGCTGCGCGGTCATGACGGCAGGGAACCAGCCCCCTGGCTCGCGGTCACCGGCACCAACGGCAAGACCACGACCGTACGGATGCTCGCCTCGATCCTGGAGGCGTCCGGGCTGCGCACCGCCGCCGTCGGCAACATCGGCGTCTCCCTCCTCGACGCCGTCCTCGGCGGCGAGGAGTACGACGTGCTCGCCGTCGAGCTGTCCAGCTACCAGCTCCACTGGGCGCCCTCGCTGCGCGCCCACTCCGCGGCCGTCCTCAACCTGGCCCCGGACCACCTCGACTGGCACGGCTCCATGGAGGCGTACGTCGCGGACAAGGGCCGGATCTACGAGGGCAATCGCGTCGCCTGCGTCTACAACGTCGCCGAGAAGGCGACCGAGGACCTGGTCCGCGAGGCCGACGTCGAGGAGGGCTGCCGCGCCATCGGCTTCACCCTGGCCACACCGGGCCCGTCCCAACTGGGCGTCGTCGACGGCATCCTCGTCGACCGTGCCTTCGTGACGAACCGGCAGAAGCAGGCCCAGGAGCTCGCCGAGGTCGGCGACATCGACCCGCCGGCCCCGCACAACATCGCCAACGCCCTGGCGGCTGCGGCCCTGGCCCGTGCCTTCGGTGTCGAACCCGCGGCCGTACGGGACGGGTTGCGGGCCTTCCGCCCCGACCCGCACCGCATCGAGCATGTCGCGGACGTCGCCGGGGTCACGTACATCGACGACTCCAAGGCCACCAACACCCATGCCGCCGAAGCCTCCCTCGCGGCCTACGACCCGATCGTCTGGATCGCCGGGGGCCTCGCCAAGGGCGCCACTTTCGACGAACTGGTGACCGGGGCGGCCGGGCGGCTGCGGGGCGTCGTACTGATCGGCCGGGACCGGGCGCTGATCCGCGAAGCCCTCGCGCGACACGCCCCCGAGGTCCCGGTGGTCGACCTCGACCGGACCGACACTGGGGCGATGTCCGAGGCGGTCCGCGAAGCGGCACGGCTCGCCCGGCCGGGAGACACCGTACTGATGGCCCCGGCCTGCGCCTCGATGGACATGTTCGTCAATTACAACAAGCGGGGCGAGGCGTTCGCGGACGCGGTCCGCGCACTCGCCGCCGAGAGCGCCTGA